Genomic window (Candidatus Eisenbacteria bacterium):
ATGCCGACGGCCGCGAGCCGTGTCGTCGTGCGCGTCACTTCCCGAGGATCACCGCGTGAACCCGGCGGTTCCGCGCCCAGCACGCTTCGGTCTCGTCCTGGCAGAGCGGCAGCTCCTTGCCGTAGCTGATGGTGGAGATGCGGTCGCCGCCGATCCCCTGGCCGACGAGGTAGTCCTTCACGGCCTTGGCGCGCTTGGCGCCGAGGCCGAGGTTGTACTCGATGGTGCCGCGGCTGTCGCAGTGGCCTTCGAGCTCGATCTTCGCGCGCGGGTTCTGGCGCAGCCAGTCGACGTTCTCGTCCAGCCGGCCGCGCTCGCTCGATTCGATCTCGGCGCTGTCGTACCCGAAGTGGATGTCCTTCAGGATGCCGTCCTCTTCCGGTCCGCGTCCGCTGCGCGCACGATCGAGGCTCGAGCCGCTGAGGCCTTCCTCGCCCGTGCCGGTGCCCTCTT
Coding sequences:
- a CDS encoding OmpA family protein → MRWMTAKRTALIALCVVVALAGACSTKKKGVGEEGTGTGEEGLSGSSLDRARSGRGPEEDGILKDIHFGYDSAEIESSERGRLDENVDWLRQNPRAKIELEGHCDSRGTIEYNLGLGAKRAKAVKDYLVGQGIGGDRISTISYGKELPLCQDETEACWARNRRVHAVILGK